Proteins co-encoded in one Streptomyces sp. JH34 genomic window:
- a CDS encoding ferritin-like fold-containing protein: protein METPDNATEAPDEAPAPTGIAAQDWATASADPQYRAAVVDLLGALAYGELAAFERLAEDAKLAPTLGDKAALAKMASAEFHHFEQITDRLSAIQEAPTAAMEPFAKALDDFHRQTAPSDWLEGLVKAYVGDSIASDFYREIAARLDSDTRSLVISVLDDTGHGNFAVEKVRAAIEAEPRVGGRLALWARRLMGEALSQAQRVVADRDALSTMLVGGVADGFDLAEVGRMFSRITEAHTKRMAALGLAA, encoded by the coding sequence ATGGAGACGCCTGACAACGCCACTGAAGCACCGGACGAAGCGCCCGCACCGACCGGAATCGCCGCCCAGGACTGGGCCACCGCGTCCGCAGACCCGCAGTACCGCGCCGCGGTCGTGGATCTCCTGGGTGCGCTCGCCTACGGGGAACTCGCGGCTTTCGAGCGGCTCGCCGAGGACGCCAAACTCGCGCCGACACTCGGTGACAAGGCTGCACTGGCAAAGATGGCGTCCGCCGAGTTCCACCATTTCGAGCAGATCACCGACCGGCTCTCGGCCATCCAGGAGGCTCCGACGGCGGCCATGGAGCCGTTCGCGAAGGCGCTGGACGACTTCCACCGCCAGACGGCCCCGTCGGACTGGCTGGAGGGCCTGGTCAAGGCGTACGTCGGCGACTCGATCGCCAGCGACTTCTACCGGGAGATCGCGGCGCGTCTCGACTCCGACACCCGCTCCCTCGTCATCTCCGTGCTCGACGACACGGGCCACGGCAACTTCGCCGTGGAGAAGGTGCGGGCGGCCATCGAGGCGGAGCCCCGGGTCGGCGGAAGGCTCGCGCTGTGGGCGCGCAGGCTGATGGGCGAGGCGCTCTCGCAGGCCCAGCGGGTGGTGGCGGACCGCGACGCCCTCTCCACGATGCTCGTGGGCGGGGTGGCGGACGGGTTCGACCTGGCCGAGGTCGGCAGGATGTTCTCCCGCATCACCGAGGCCCACACCAAGAGGATGGCCGCCCTCGGGCTCGCCGCCTGA
- a CDS encoding DEAD/DEAH box helicase, whose translation MTLPVALSGSDVIGQAKTGTGKTLGFGLPLLERVTVPADVEAGRAAPEKLTDAPQALIVVPTRELCQQVTNDLLTAGKVRNVRVLAIYGGRAYEPQVEALKKGVDVIVGTPGRLLDLAGQRKLDLSHIRALVLDEADEMLDLGFLPDVERIITMLPPKRQTMLFSATMPGAVISLARRYMSQPTHINATSPDDEGTTVKNTAQYVYRAHSMDKPEMVSRILQAESRGLAMIFCRTKRTAADIAEQLEKRGFASGAVHGDLGQGAREQALRAFRNGKVDVLVCTDVAARGIDVEGVTHVINYQSPEDEKTYLHRIGRTGRAGAKGTAITLVDWDDIPRWQLINKVLDLKFPDPPETYSTSPHLYEDLGIPAGTKGVLPRAERTRAGLRAEEIEDLGETGGRGRKSAPAAAAPREERAPRTPRQRRRTRGGSSLEEGAVTVPAPADGAAGEDTSEPRTPRRRRRTRAAAEAVAEAAVTVVEAPAAEPVVVPEAEPAAEEKPRRRRTRATATATATKPAVAQAPAAEPVVDFQTVAVAAQAAEPVATKPRRRARVVKPADEVDFQIAPVSEPVPQTRARRSTRSAAKPKTEAVADTAAVEEAAETKPRRRRPRAAAEKAEAAAVTVATDGEAAPAKPRRRRSRAAAAATETTEG comes from the coding sequence ATGACGCTCCCCGTGGCGCTCTCCGGCTCCGACGTCATCGGCCAGGCCAAGACCGGCACCGGCAAGACGCTCGGTTTCGGCCTCCCGCTCCTGGAGCGCGTGACCGTCCCCGCCGACGTCGAGGCGGGCCGCGCGGCGCCCGAGAAACTGACGGACGCGCCGCAGGCGCTCATCGTCGTCCCCACCCGCGAGCTCTGCCAGCAGGTCACCAACGACCTGCTGACCGCCGGCAAGGTCCGTAACGTCCGCGTCCTCGCGATCTACGGCGGCCGGGCGTACGAGCCCCAGGTCGAGGCCCTCAAGAAGGGCGTCGACGTGATCGTCGGCACCCCGGGCCGGCTCCTCGACCTCGCAGGCCAGCGCAAGCTCGACCTCTCGCACATCCGCGCCCTCGTCCTGGACGAGGCCGACGAGATGCTCGACCTGGGCTTCCTGCCCGACGTCGAGCGCATCATCACGATGCTGCCGCCGAAGCGCCAGACCATGCTGTTCTCCGCGACCATGCCCGGTGCGGTCATCAGCCTGGCGCGCCGGTACATGTCGCAGCCGACGCACATCAACGCCACCTCGCCCGACGACGAGGGCACGACCGTCAAGAACACGGCGCAGTACGTCTACCGCGCCCACTCGATGGACAAGCCCGAGATGGTCTCCCGCATCCTGCAGGCCGAGAGCCGCGGACTCGCGATGATCTTCTGCCGTACGAAGCGGACGGCCGCCGACATCGCGGAGCAGCTGGAGAAGCGCGGCTTCGCGTCCGGCGCGGTCCACGGCGACCTCGGCCAGGGCGCCCGTGAGCAGGCGCTGCGCGCCTTCCGCAACGGCAAGGTGGACGTCCTCGTCTGCACCGATGTCGCCGCGCGCGGCATCGACGTCGAGGGTGTGACCCATGTCATCAACTACCAGTCGCCGGAGGACGAGAAGACCTACCTCCACCGCATCGGCCGTACCGGCCGCGCGGGCGCCAAGGGCACCGCGATCACGCTGGTCGACTGGGACGACATCCCGCGCTGGCAGCTGATCAACAAGGTGCTGGACCTGAAGTTCCCCGACCCGCCGGAGACGTACTCCACCTCTCCGCACCTGTACGAGGACCTCGGCATCCCGGCCGGCACCAAGGGTGTGCTGCCGCGTGCGGAGCGGACCCGCGCGGGTCTGCGGGCGGAGGAGATCGAGGACCTCGGCGAGACGGGCGGCCGCGGCCGCAAGTCCGCCCCCGCCGCCGCCGCGCCCCGTGAGGAGCGCGCGCCGCGCACGCCGCGCCAGCGTCGTCGCACCCGCGGCGGCAGCTCCCTCGAGGAGGGCGCCGTCACCGTGCCGGCACCCGCCGACGGGGCGGCCGGTGAGGACACGTCGGAGCCGCGCACCCCGCGCCGCCGTCGCCGCACCCGCGCCGCCGCCGAAGCCGTGGCGGAGGCCGCGGTGACCGTGGTGGAGGCCCCGGCCGCCGAGCCCGTGGTCGTACCCGAAGCCGAGCCCGCCGCGGAGGAGAAGCCCCGCCGTCGCCGCACGCGCGCCACGGCCACGGCCACGGCCACGAAGCCTGCCGTCGCGCAGGCCCCGGCCGCCGAGCCCGTGGTCGACTTCCAGACCGTGGCCGTCGCCGCACAGGCGGCGGAGCCCGTGGCCACCAAGCCGCGCCGCCGGGCCCGTGTCGTGAAGCCGGCCGACGAGGTCGACTTCCAGATCGCCCCGGTCTCCGAGCCCGTGCCGCAGACCAGGGCGCGCCGCAGCACCCGGAGCGCGGCGAAGCCGAAGACCGAGGCCGTCGCCGACACGGCCGCCGTCGAGGAGGCCGCGGAGACCAAGCCGCGCCGTCGTCGGCCGCGTGCCGCCGCGGAGAAGGCGGAGGCCGCCGCGGTGACCGTGGCGACGGACGGCGAGGCGGCTCCCGCGAAGCCGCGCAGGCGCCGTTCCCGCGCGGCGGCTGCCGCCACCGAGACGACCGAGGGCTGA
- a CDS encoding alpha/beta fold hydrolase, producing MSRPPTFTPPPCARARVLRTERGDFAALDATPAAGAHSTALLLPGYTGSKEDFIALLEPLAEAGFRVLSLDGRGQYETEGDGRQEAYVQAELALDVLAQAAAVDDVPASGGIHLLGHSLGGQIARAAVLRDASPFRSLTLMSSGPAEIDPAQQKKARLLSDALGRWTMAEVWRMMRAMDPPEDADTGDGEDLRRRWMRHDPAQLIATGAQLSSEPDRVAELASLALPVHVISGERDDVWPVPLLDDMARRLGARRTVIEDAEHSPNTARPVETAAALVSFWNGV from the coding sequence ATGAGCCGGCCGCCCACCTTCACCCCGCCCCCCTGTGCCCGTGCCCGCGTACTGCGTACCGAGCGCGGGGACTTCGCCGCGCTGGACGCCACGCCGGCTGCCGGCGCGCACTCCACCGCCCTCCTGCTGCCCGGGTACACCGGCAGCAAGGAGGACTTCATCGCGCTGCTCGAACCCCTCGCCGAGGCCGGGTTCCGCGTGCTCTCCCTCGATGGCCGCGGGCAGTACGAGACCGAAGGGGACGGCCGTCAAGAGGCTTACGTCCAGGCGGAGTTGGCCCTTGACGTGCTGGCGCAGGCCGCCGCCGTCGACGACGTTCCGGCATCCGGCGGCATCCATCTGCTCGGGCACTCCCTGGGCGGGCAGATCGCCCGCGCGGCCGTGCTGCGGGACGCCTCGCCCTTCCGCTCGCTGACCCTGATGTCGTCCGGTCCCGCCGAGATCGACCCCGCCCAGCAGAAGAAGGCGCGGCTGCTCAGCGACGCGCTCGGCCGTTGGACCATGGCCGAGGTGTGGCGGATGATGCGCGCGATGGACCCGCCCGAGGACGCGGACACCGGTGACGGCGAGGACCTGCGCCGCCGCTGGATGCGCCACGACCCGGCCCAGCTGATCGCCACCGGGGCGCAGCTGTCCTCAGAGCCGGACCGGGTGGCCGAGCTCGCCTCGCTGGCCCTGCCCGTGCACGTGATCTCGGGCGAGCGCGACGACGTCTGGCCGGTGCCGCTGCTGGACGACATGGCGCGACGGCTCGGCGCCCGGCGCACCGTCATCGAGGACGCCGAGCACTCCCCCAACACGGCCCGGCCGGTGGAGACCGCGGCGGCCCTGGTCTCGTTCTGGAACGGCGTCTGA
- a CDS encoding NYN domain-containing protein, which yields MSHADARTDEGSGIRDQLDRTNELLLRVLAEVSKTPSTHAIFVDAGYVYAAAGLLVTGTEDRRSFDLDAEGLIEAFIDKARTIFADSRLLRVYWYDGARRRIHTVEQQAIAELPDVKVRLGNLNANNQQKGVDSLIRTDLESLARHRAISDAALVGGDEDLVSAVEAAQGYGARVHLWGIEAGEGRNQAEPLLWEVDSQRTFDLDFCRPYVTRRSVTMYEDDSPAPSREDVRFVGAQIAAGWLSSRGREALADLLPGRPYLPGSVDQDLLVEAERLLQHSLRGHAHLRRALRDGFWQHLQAQY from the coding sequence ATGAGTCACGCGGACGCGCGGACGGACGAAGGGTCCGGAATCCGCGATCAGCTGGACCGCACCAACGAGTTGCTCCTGCGGGTGCTCGCCGAGGTGTCGAAGACGCCCTCCACCCACGCGATCTTCGTGGACGCGGGCTATGTCTACGCGGCGGCCGGGCTGCTCGTCACCGGCACGGAGGACCGCCGGTCCTTCGACCTGGACGCCGAAGGACTGATCGAGGCCTTCATCGACAAGGCCCGCACGATCTTCGCCGACAGCCGGCTGCTGCGCGTGTACTGGTACGACGGGGCCAGGCGCCGGATCCACACCGTCGAGCAGCAGGCCATCGCCGAACTCCCCGACGTCAAGGTCAGGCTCGGCAACCTCAACGCCAACAACCAGCAGAAGGGCGTCGACTCACTCATCCGCACCGACCTGGAGTCGCTCGCCCGGCACCGCGCCATCAGCGACGCGGCACTCGTCGGCGGCGACGAGGACCTGGTCTCGGCCGTCGAGGCCGCCCAGGGCTACGGCGCCCGCGTGCACCTCTGGGGCATCGAGGCCGGCGAGGGCCGGAACCAGGCCGAGCCGCTGCTGTGGGAGGTCGACAGCCAGCGCACCTTCGACCTCGACTTCTGCCGCCCGTACGTGACCAGGCGCTCCGTCACCATGTACGAGGACGACAGCCCCGCCCCCTCACGTGAGGACGTCCGCTTCGTCGGCGCGCAGATCGCCGCCGGCTGGCTCTCCTCGCGGGGCAGGGAGGCCCTGGCCGATCTGCTGCCCGGGCGCCCGTACCTCCCCGGCTCCGTCGACCAGGACCTGCTCGTCGAGGCCGAACGCCTCCTCCAGCACTCGCTGCGCGGCCACGCCCATCTGCGCCGGGCGCTGCGCGACGGTTTCTGGCAGCACCTGCAGGCGCAGTACTGA
- a CDS encoding MarC family protein: protein MFDIAVFGSLFLTLFVIMDPPGITPIFLALTAGRPAKVQRRMALQAVGVAFGVIAVFGLLGQQILDYLHVSVPALMIAGGLLLLLIALDLLTGKTDEPTQTKDVNVALVPLGMPLLAGPGAIVSVILAVQNADGTSGQISVWSAIVAMHLVLWVTMRYSLLIIRVIKDGGVVLVTRLAGMMLSAIAVQQIINGVTQVIQNS, encoded by the coding sequence GTGTTCGACATCGCTGTCTTCGGATCCCTTTTCCTCACCCTCTTCGTGATCATGGATCCGCCCGGAATCACCCCGATCTTCCTGGCCCTCACCGCGGGCCGCCCCGCCAAGGTCCAGCGCAGGATGGCCCTGCAGGCCGTGGGCGTCGCCTTCGGCGTGATCGCCGTCTTCGGTCTGCTCGGCCAGCAGATCCTGGACTACCTGCACGTCTCGGTGCCCGCGCTGATGATCGCGGGCGGTCTCCTCCTGCTGCTCATCGCGCTGGACCTGCTCACCGGCAAGACGGACGAGCCGACGCAGACCAAGGACGTCAACGTGGCGCTGGTGCCGCTCGGCATGCCGCTGCTCGCCGGCCCCGGCGCGATCGTCTCGGTGATCCTCGCGGTGCAGAACGCCGACGGGACCTCCGGCCAGATCTCGGTCTGGTCGGCGATCGTCGCCATGCACCTCGTGCTCTGGGTGACCATGCGGTACTCGCTGCTGATCATCCGCGTGATCAAGGACGGCGGCGTGGTCCTGGTGACCCGGCTCGCCGGGATGATGCTCTCGGCGATCGCGGTGCAGCAGATCATCAACGGCGTCACCCAGGTCATCCAGAACTCCTGA
- a CDS encoding PHP domain-containing protein: protein MRIDLHTHSTASDGTDTPAELVANAAAAGLDVVALTDHDTVGGHAEAAAALPEGLTLVTGAELSCQVGGVSLHMLAYLFDPAEPELARERELVRDDRVPRAQAMVVRLQELGVPITWEQVARIAGNGSVGRPHVATALVELGVVDSVSDAFTSAWLGNGGRAYAGKHELDPFDAVRLVKAAGGVTVFAHPLAVKRGAVVPEDVIAELAEAGLDGIEVDHMDHDLPTRARLRGLAADLGLLPTGSSDYHGSRKTVHLGEYTTDPEIYGEITRRATGAFPVPGAGGPLPA, encoded by the coding sequence GTGCGCATCGATCTGCACACCCACTCCACCGCTTCCGACGGCACGGACACCCCCGCCGAGCTGGTGGCCAACGCCGCCGCGGCGGGCCTCGACGTCGTCGCCCTGACCGACCACGACACGGTCGGCGGGCACGCGGAGGCCGCGGCAGCCCTCCCCGAGGGCCTCACGCTCGTCACCGGCGCCGAGCTCTCCTGCCAGGTCGGCGGCGTCAGCCTGCACATGCTGGCGTACCTCTTCGACCCGGCCGAGCCCGAACTGGCCCGGGAGCGCGAGCTCGTCCGGGACGACCGGGTGCCCCGGGCGCAGGCCATGGTGGTCAGACTCCAGGAGCTGGGCGTCCCGATCACCTGGGAACAGGTGGCGCGGATCGCCGGGAACGGCTCCGTCGGCCGCCCCCACGTCGCGACCGCCCTCGTGGAGCTGGGGGTCGTCGACTCGGTCTCCGACGCCTTCACCTCGGCCTGGCTCGGCAACGGCGGGCGCGCGTACGCAGGCAAGCACGAACTCGACCCGTTCGACGCGGTCCGGCTGGTCAAGGCCGCGGGTGGCGTCACCGTCTTCGCCCACCCGCTCGCCGTCAAGCGGGGTGCTGTGGTTCCCGAAGACGTGATCGCGGAGCTGGCCGAGGCCGGGCTGGACGGCATCGAGGTCGACCACATGGACCACGACCTGCCCACGAGGGCACGGCTGCGGGGGCTCGCCGCCGATCTGGGGCTGCTGCCCACCGGGTCCAGCGACTACCACGGCAGCCGCAAGACCGTCCACCTCGGGGAGTACACCACCGACCCCGAGATCTACGGCGAGATCACCCGGCGCGCCACGGGGGCGTTCCCCGTGCCGGGCGCCGGCGGACCGCTCCCCGCGTAA
- a CDS encoding DUF6758 family protein, which yields MRGEPSCPKCGGRVRAPGLFADAWQCSTHGQVHPMQPVVPPSVEALGVVVHRAEVPVWMPWPLPVGWLFTGAAYAGDDRSGGRATAVACSGPGPLGGMAELLLVAEELGVGLGARYAGIDGLDPGSGLRVDAAPDAKVLAAGHPTPLWHVKDAPADRAVFAGEACGLWLWAIVWPEQSGLLMYDELVLTDLRDAGGEVDLLPCGALTPRLIAPP from the coding sequence ATGAGGGGCGAACCCAGTTGCCCGAAGTGTGGTGGCCGGGTCAGGGCGCCCGGCCTCTTCGCCGATGCCTGGCAGTGCTCCACGCACGGCCAGGTACACCCGATGCAGCCGGTGGTCCCACCCAGCGTCGAGGCGCTGGGCGTGGTGGTGCACCGGGCCGAGGTGCCGGTGTGGATGCCCTGGCCGCTCCCGGTGGGCTGGCTGTTCACCGGCGCGGCGTACGCAGGTGACGACCGCAGCGGCGGCCGGGCCACCGCCGTCGCGTGCTCGGGCCCCGGGCCGCTCGGCGGGATGGCCGAACTGCTGCTCGTCGCCGAGGAACTCGGCGTCGGGCTCGGTGCGCGTTACGCCGGCATCGACGGCCTCGATCCCGGCTCCGGGCTCCGCGTCGACGCGGCCCCCGATGCCAAGGTCCTCGCGGCGGGGCACCCCACCCCGCTCTGGCACGTCAAGGACGCCCCCGCCGACCGGGCCGTCTTCGCCGGCGAGGCGTGTGGGCTGTGGCTCTGGGCGATCGTCTGGCCCGAGCAGTCAGGCCTCCTGATGTACGACGAACTGGTGCTGACCGATCTGCGCGACGCCGGCGGGGAAGTGGACCTCCTGCCGTGCGGAGCGCTCACCCCCCGGCTGATCGCACCGCCCTGA
- a CDS encoding suppressor of fused domain protein produces the protein MGEILDLVEARLRTALGEPDARADVTFLGTDRIEVLRFVDGDVVRYATLGMSAQPMADPTSSLADPVKGPRAELVLSVRLGLADTDQVLRPLAVLAASPQVEGLIVAPGASLDLGQPLWTGAPFSSVLVAEPGGLVEDLELDAPMEPVRFLPLLPMTHNEAAWKRVRGGQELQERWLAQGTDLRDPLRASVPLD, from the coding sequence ATGGGAGAAATTCTTGATCTGGTCGAGGCCCGGCTCCGTACGGCGCTGGGGGAGCCGGACGCGCGCGCCGATGTCACGTTCCTCGGCACGGACCGCATCGAGGTGCTCCGCTTCGTCGACGGCGATGTCGTGCGCTACGCCACGCTCGGCATGTCGGCCCAGCCGATGGCCGACCCCACCTCGTCCCTCGCCGACCCCGTGAAGGGCCCGCGCGCCGAACTGGTCCTGTCCGTACGGCTGGGCCTCGCCGACACCGACCAGGTGCTGCGGCCGCTCGCGGTGCTGGCGGCCTCTCCTCAGGTCGAGGGCCTGATCGTGGCCCCCGGCGCGTCACTGGACCTCGGACAGCCGCTGTGGACCGGGGCCCCCTTCAGTTCCGTCCTCGTCGCCGAGCCGGGCGGACTGGTCGAGGACCTGGAGCTGGACGCCCCGATGGAGCCGGTCCGCTTCCTCCCGCTGCTTCCCATGACGCACAACGAGGCCGCCTGGAAGCGGGTCAGGGGCGGGCAGGAGCTCCAGGAGCGCTGGCTCGCGCAGGGCACGGACCTGCGCGACCCGCTGCGCGCGTCCGTACCGCTGGACTGA
- a CDS encoding magnesium and cobalt transport protein CorA, producing MSMIRDLRAAVRPSLRKGNTPYNSYDATRDPSASSAVVDCAVYRDGRRVTEVSCLTPREAMLRVREEGGFAWIGLHEPTEEEFAGIAREFGLHPLAVEDAVHAHQRPKLERYDDTLFTVFKTIHYVEHAELTATSEVVETGEVMCFTGRDFVITVRHGGQGSLRALRHRLQEDPELLAKGPSAVLHSIADHVVDGYIAVAASVQDDIDEVEIDVFSTPAKGGTRGSDAGRIYQLKREVLEFKRAVSPLLRPMQLLSERPMRLIDPDIQKYFRDVADHLARVHEEVIGFDELLNSILQANLAQATVTQNEDMRKITSWAAIIAVPTMICGVYGMNFEHMPELRWTYGYPMVLALIGVVCFSIHRTLKRNGWL from the coding sequence ATGTCGATGATCCGTGACCTGCGCGCCGCCGTGCGCCCGTCCCTGCGCAAGGGCAACACCCCGTACAACAGTTACGACGCGACCCGCGACCCGTCCGCCTCCAGCGCCGTCGTCGACTGCGCGGTCTACCGGGACGGACGCCGGGTCACCGAGGTCTCCTGCCTGACGCCGCGCGAGGCGATGCTGCGCGTGCGGGAGGAGGGCGGCTTCGCCTGGATCGGTCTGCACGAGCCGACCGAGGAGGAGTTCGCCGGCATCGCCCGGGAGTTCGGCCTCCACCCGCTCGCCGTCGAGGACGCGGTCCACGCCCACCAGCGGCCCAAGCTCGAACGGTACGACGACACGCTGTTCACCGTCTTCAAGACGATCCACTACGTCGAGCACGCCGAACTGACCGCGACCAGCGAGGTCGTCGAGACCGGTGAGGTGATGTGCTTCACCGGGCGGGACTTCGTGATCACCGTCCGGCACGGCGGTCAGGGTTCGCTGCGCGCCCTGCGCCACCGCCTCCAGGAGGACCCGGAGCTGCTCGCCAAGGGGCCGTCCGCGGTGCTGCACTCCATCGCGGACCACGTCGTCGACGGCTACATCGCGGTGGCGGCCTCGGTCCAGGACGACATCGACGAGGTGGAGATCGACGTGTTCTCCACCCCCGCGAAGGGCGGCACGCGGGGTTCGGACGCGGGCCGCATCTACCAGTTGAAGCGCGAGGTCCTGGAGTTCAAGCGCGCCGTGTCGCCGCTGTTGCGGCCGATGCAGCTGCTGAGCGAGCGCCCGATGCGGCTGATCGACCCCGACATCCAGAAGTACTTCCGCGACGTGGCCGACCACCTCGCCCGGGTGCACGAGGAGGTCATCGGCTTCGACGAGCTGCTCAACTCGATCCTCCAGGCCAACCTGGCGCAGGCGACCGTCACGCAGAACGAGGACATGCGCAAGATCACCTCCTGGGCGGCGATCATCGCCGTCCCGACGATGATCTGCGGGGTCTACGGCATGAACTTCGAGCACATGCCCGAACTCCGGTGGACGTACGGCTATCCGATGGTGCTGGCCCTCATCGGTGTCGTCTGCTTCTCCATCCACCGCACCCTCAAGCGCAACGGCTGGCTCTAA
- a CDS encoding CBS domain-containing protein — protein sequence MAAGTPRVFVSHLAGVPVFDPNGDQVGRVRDLVAMLRVGGKPPRLLGMVVEVVSRRRIFVPMTRVTGVESGQVITTGVVNMRRFEQRPTERLVLGEFLDRRVRLVETDEEVTVLDVAIQQLPARRDWEIDKFFVRKGRGGALRRKGETLTVEWSAISGFSLEEQGQGAENLVATFDRLRPTDVANALHHLTPKRRAEVAAALDDDRLADILEELPGDDQVEILGKLAEDRAADVLEAMDPDDAADLLSELPEADKERLLALMRPDDAADVRRLLSYEERTAGGLMTTEPIILRPDATVADALARVRRQDLSPALAAQVYVCRSPDETPTGRYLGTVHFQRLLRDPPFTLVSSIVDSDLVPLTPETPLPAVTSYLAAYNLVSVPVVDESGSLLGAVTVDDVLDHLLPEDWRETDFQGEEGIAGGR from the coding sequence ATGGCTGCAGGCACTCCCAGGGTTTTCGTCTCGCACCTCGCCGGCGTACCGGTGTTCGACCCCAACGGCGACCAGGTGGGCCGGGTCCGCGACCTGGTGGCGATGCTCCGGGTCGGCGGCAAGCCGCCCCGGCTGCTGGGCATGGTCGTCGAGGTCGTCAGCAGGCGGCGCATCTTCGTGCCGATGACCCGGGTGACGGGGGTCGAGTCGGGCCAGGTCATCACCACCGGAGTGGTCAACATGCGGCGCTTCGAGCAGCGCCCGACCGAGCGACTCGTCCTCGGCGAGTTCCTTGACCGGCGGGTGCGCCTCGTGGAGACGGACGAGGAGGTGACCGTCCTCGACGTCGCCATCCAGCAGCTCCCGGCCCGCCGCGACTGGGAGATCGACAAGTTCTTCGTACGCAAGGGCCGCGGCGGAGCCCTGCGCCGCAAGGGCGAGACGCTGACCGTGGAGTGGTCGGCGATCAGCGGCTTCTCGCTGGAGGAGCAGGGACAGGGCGCCGAGAACCTGGTGGCGACCTTCGACCGGCTGCGCCCCACCGACGTCGCCAACGCCCTGCACCATCTGACGCCCAAGCGCCGGGCCGAGGTCGCCGCGGCCCTCGACGACGACCGGCTGGCCGACATCCTGGAGGAGCTCCCCGGTGACGACCAGGTGGAGATCCTCGGCAAGCTGGCGGAGGACCGCGCCGCGGACGTCCTGGAGGCGATGGACCCGGACGACGCCGCCGACCTGCTCTCGGAGCTGCCGGAGGCCGACAAGGAGCGGCTGCTGGCCCTGATGCGGCCGGACGACGCCGCCGACGTACGGCGCCTGCTGTCGTACGAGGAGCGGACCGCGGGCGGGCTGATGACGACCGAGCCGATCATCCTGCGGCCCGACGCCACGGTCGCGGACGCGCTGGCCAGGGTCCGCCGGCAGGACCTGTCGCCCGCGCTGGCCGCGCAGGTGTACGTCTGCCGGTCGCCTGACGAGACCCCCACCGGCAGGTACCTGGGCACCGTGCACTTCCAGCGGCTGCTCCGGGACCCGCCGTTCACCCTGGTCAGCTCGATCGTCGACAGCGATCTCGTGCCCCTCACGCCGGAGACCCCGCTGCCGGCCGTGACCAGCTATCTGGCCGCCTACAACCTGGTCTCGGTGCCCGTGGTCGACGAGAGCGGGTCGCTGCTCGGCGCGGTGACCGTCGACGACGTGCTGGACCACCTGCTGCCCGAGGACTGGCGCGAGACCGACTTCCAGGGCGAGGAGGGGATCGCCGGTGGCCGCTGA
- a CDS encoding DUF1003 domain-containing protein, translating into MAAEERSRAVPTGASGIVRPPRPRLDIPKAPRRRLVPEYDPEAFGRFSERIARFLGTGRFIVWMTLIIIVWVVWNIFAPQEVRFDEYPFIFLTLMLSLQASYAAPLILLAQNRQDDRDRVTHEQDRKQNERSIADTEFLSREIAALRMGLGEVATRDWIRSELEAMVKDLEERRLFSQAESDEGDHGGATRP; encoded by the coding sequence GTGGCCGCTGAGGAACGTTCGAGGGCCGTGCCGACGGGCGCGTCGGGCATCGTGCGCCCGCCGCGGCCCCGGCTCGACATCCCGAAGGCACCGAGGCGCCGGCTGGTGCCCGAGTACGACCCCGAGGCGTTCGGCCGGTTCTCCGAGCGCATCGCCCGGTTCCTGGGCACGGGACGGTTCATCGTCTGGATGACGCTGATCATCATCGTCTGGGTGGTGTGGAACATCTTCGCGCCGCAGGAGGTGCGGTTCGACGAGTACCCCTTCATCTTCCTGACCCTGATGCTCTCCCTCCAGGCCTCCTACGCCGCCCCGCTGATCCTCCTCGCGCAGAACAGGCAGGACGACCGCGACCGGGTGACGCACGAGCAGGACCGCAAGCAGAACGAGCGCTCGATCGCGGACACCGAGTTCCTCAGCCGGGAGATCGCCGCGCTCCGGATGGGCCTCGGTGAGGTCGCCACCCGCGACTGGATCCGCTCGGAGCTGGAGGCCATGGTGAAGGATCTGGAGGAGCGCCGGCTCTTCTCCCAGGCCGAGAGTGACGAAGGCGACCACGGAGGGGCTACCCGCCCGTAG